The sequence below is a genomic window from Ornithobacterium rhinotracheale.
ACCGAAACCCTTTTTGTAGTGGATTCGATGACGGGGCAAGATGCCGTGAATACGGCAAAGGCTTTTAACGAAGTGCTTGATTATGATGGAGTAGTTCTCACAAAATTAGATGGTGATACCCGTGGTGGTGCAGCACTTACGATTCGCACCGTGGTAGATAAACCTATCAAATTTATCTCAACTGGCGAGAAGCTAGACAAACTAGATGTGTTCCACCCAAGCCGTATGGCAGACAGAATTTTGGGAATGGGCGATGTAGTGTCCCTTGTAGAAAGAGCACAAGAACAATTTGACGAGGAAGAGGCGAGAAGATTACAAAAGAAAATCGCTAAAAATAAATTTGATTTTAATGATTTTTTAAAACAAATCAAGCAAATCAAGCGTATGGGGAACATGAAAGACCTCCTAGGTATGATTCCAGGGGCAGGAAAAGCCTTGAAAGGAATCGAAATCGACGATGATGCCTTTAAACATGTAGAAGCCATCATTTACTCAATGACAAATCAGGAGAGAGAAAACCCAAATATAATTGATGCAAGCCGTAAACGCCGTATAGCTAAGGGCTGCGGGCGTTCTGTGCAAGATGTGAATCAATTGCTAAAACAATTCTCACAAATGGGCAAAATGATGAAATTTATGCAATCTAGCCAAGGAAAAGCTATGATGAAGATGATGGGAAATAAAATCCCTGGCATGAATTAAGCCAAGCTGATATGGCACATAAAACAGCTGCTGTAAGTTGGTAGAATTCGACTGGTCGTCAATATGGTGCTAGATCCCCTGAAGTCAGGAAATGGATGAAAAACTCAAGAAATTATGAACTTGAACATTTCTCCATTAACCGTTCCGAAGGTGCAAAAATCAGAGAAACATATTTACCACCACTAAAATAATAGGAGTTAAAAATGGCTATAATGACTACTGAAGAAGTTAAAATTTTTGTATCAAAACTGCAAGAAATAGGAAATATTGAAAATTCCAAAGACCGATTACAACATTTCATTCAATCTTGGGAACAATTACCAGAACCCAAATTTAATCAACCTGAACAACTTGCAGAATTAATTATATATTGCATATTTGAAGAGCTGATGGATTTGGCTGATTATAGAAAAGCTAAATTATGGGCAGAAAAAGGAATGCTTACAGGTAGAGCTCAAAGCCCCTATTCTTCATATGAATATATTCAACTAGGTCGAGTTTGTTATGAACTTAAAGAATATGATGAAGCCATGAAATATTTCTCTATCGCTTATGAGCAAGGAAAAAAACGAACTTTCCAAGAATTTGATAAAAAATACTGGGAATTTTATTCCAAAAATAAAAAATAAATTTCGTTCTTTAAAAATTAACTCAATAGTGTGTACGATCTTACGAGCAAAAAATCTCAGGTGCAGTAAAAGGAAGAAAATATGGATAATAAAAATTTAATAGATATAGTATCAGCATCATCAAAAAAATCTTTTATTTATCATTTACATTATAGAAATAAATTTAGTAAACAAAAATTTAACGCTATAAAAAAAGCATATAAATTTTACATTAAACACCAATCAGAAATAGATAAGAATATGCAATTACAGTTAAGAAAAGATTTTATTAATACCTTTATGCATACTTTGTTTTTATTCGTTTGCGATAGTGATAAAGATGATGTTTTTAAAATAACGCCATCTCTTTCTATTGAAGAAAAAAATAATATCTATTTTGATATTAGAGAAATGACAGACATATTATTAAATCTTTCTTAAAAATAAATAGGTAGATTTGATTACTCTAATAAATTCTGAATATAGAACAAGCCTTATTCAATCCCAAAGGCAGAACCCTTTGACGAAAAGAAAACAAACGCTTTGGGGCTTATGCTTTGCCAATCAATACAAGCAACCGAATCCGCTTGACCCACAGATGTTGTTTGCTGGGCAATGGTTTGATGAAGAAAGTGGGTTGGCGTATAACCGTTTTCGGTATTATGACCTAAATACGGCGTGCTATCTAAACTCTGATCCAATCGGATTGGGGGAATGCATTCTGAGAAATTAAATCTAGGTAAAGCTGGAATAGAAAAGGCCTTAAAAGAACTTGGAAATATGTTTAATACTATGAGGTAAAAATTATGGTAAAAATTAAAAAATACTATGAGACTATAATCAATGACAATTTAAAAGAATTTATTGAATTAGAAAAAACTTACGGCTTAGATATATTTCTTGAAGAAGATATTTCAATTATTGCTGAATGCGCTTCATATAATGCTATAAAAATATGTGACTATTTGTATAAAAAAGGTATGTCACTTGATATGGTATCTAACCCTTTTCAATATAATGCATTATATAATTCAATACTTCATGGGAACTTATCTTTAGCAAAATGGTTGTTACTCAATAAGGCAAATCCTAATGGTAATATCTTAGCTAATGGAACTCCAATAGATGTTGCACTTTATAATTTAGGTAAAATCTTACTTGAGATCGCCTTTGATCCTAAGCACCCTAAGAAAAAAATCAATTTGGATAATAAAGAATTACAAGAAAAATTAAAAAATACTGCTGAGTATCAAGAATACAAGGAAATTA
It includes:
- the ffh gene encoding signal recognition particle protein, which codes for MFQSLQDKLDSALHTLKGHGHISEINVAETIKEIRRALVDADVSYKVAKDFTNKVKEKAIGQNVLTTLNPGQLMTKIVHDEMAELMGGETQELNVSVNPTIILIAGLQGSGKTTFSGKLAQFLKNKKNKKPLLVAGDVYRPAAINQLKVLGEQIEVPVYTEEGNKNPVEIALNALQLAKQNNNNVIIVDTAGRLAIDEAMMQEIRNVHQAIKPTETLFVVDSMTGQDAVNTAKAFNEVLDYDGVVLTKLDGDTRGGAALTIRTVVDKPIKFISTGEKLDKLDVFHPSRMADRILGMGDVVSLVERAQEQFDEEEARRLQKKIAKNKFDFNDFLKQIKQIKRMGNMKDLLGMIPGAGKALKGIEIDDDAFKHVEAIIYSMTNQERENPNIIDASRKRRIAKGCGRSVQDVNQLLKQFSQMGKMMKFMQSSQGKAMMKMMGNKIPGMN
- a CDS encoding RHS repeat-associated core domain-containing protein — translated: MTKRKQTLWGLCFANQYKQPNPLDPQMLFAGQWFDEESGLAYNRFRYYDLNTACYLNSDPIGLGECILRN